In one window of Canis aureus isolate CA01 chromosome 25, VMU_Caureus_v.1.0, whole genome shotgun sequence DNA:
- the GPR19 gene encoding putative G-protein coupled receptor 19 isoform X2, protein MVFAHRMDNSKPPLVIPTLLVPLQNHSCTETTTPLPSHDLTELQEEHSWMNNRTGLQPGLKPGEVATASIFFGTLWLFSIFGNSLVCLVIHRSRRTQSTTNYFVVSMACADLLISVASTPFVLLQFATGRWTLGSVMCKVVRYFQYLTPGVQIYVLLSICIDRFYTIVYPLSFKVSREKAKKMIAASWIFDAAFVSPVFFFFGSSWDSHCNYFFPSSWEGTTYTIIHFLVSFVIPSILIILFYQKVVKYIWRIGTDGRTVRRTMNIVPRTKVKTIKMFLILNLLFLLSWLPFHVAQLWHPHERDSKKSSLVFTAITWISFSSSASKPTLYSIYNANFRRGMKETFCMSSMKCYRSNAYTITTSSRMAKKNYVGISEIPPTAKTITKDSIYDSFDREAKEKKLAWPINSNPPNTFV, encoded by the coding sequence ATGGTTTTTGCTCACAGAATGGATAACAGCAAGCCGCCTCTGGTTATTCCCACACTTCTGGTGCCCCTCCAGAACCACAGCTGCACTGAAACAACCACACCCCTGCCAAGCCATGACCTGACAGAACTACAGGAGGAGCACAGTTGGATGAACAACAGAACTGGCCTGCAGCCTGGACTGAAACCTGGGGAAGTGGCCACTGCCAGCATTTTCTTTGGGACCCTGTGGTTGTTTTCTATATTTGGCAATTCCCTGGTTTGTTTGGTCATCCACAGGAGTAGGAGGACTCAGTCCACCACCAACTACTTTGTGGTCTCCATGGCCTGCGCGGATCTCCTCATCAGCGTGGCCAGCACGCCTTTTGTCCTGCTTCAGTTTGCCACTGGGAGGTGGACACTTGGCAGTGTGATGTGCAAGGTCGTGAGGTATTTTCAGTATCTCACGCCGGGTGTCCAGATCTACGTTCTCCTCTCCATCTGCATAGACCGGTTCTACACCATCGTCTATCCTCTGAGCTTCAAGGTATCCAGggaaaaagccaagaaaatgaTCGCGGCATCGTGGATCTTTGATGCAGCCTTTGTGAGCCCcgtgttctttttctttggctcCAGCTGGGACAGTCACTGCAACTATTTCTTCCCTTCATCTTGGGAAGGAACCACCTATACCATCATCCATTTCTTGGTGAGCTTTGTGATTCCATCCATCCTCATCATCTTATTTTACCAGAAGGTTGTGAAGTATATTTGGAGAATAGGCACTGATGGCCGAACAGTGAGGAGGACGATGAACATTGTCCCAAGGACAAAAGTGAAAACTATCAAGATGTTCCTCATTTTGAATCTGTTGTTTTTGCTCTCTTGGCTGCCTTTCCATGTAGCTCAGCTGTGGCACCCCCACGAACGAGACTCCAAGAAAAGTTCCCTTGTTTTCACGGCTATCACATGGATATCCTTTAGTTCTTCAGCCTCTAAACCTACACTGTATTCCATCTATAATGCCAACTTTAGGAGAGGAATGAAAGAGACTTTTTGCATGTCCTCAATGAAGTGTTACCGAAGCAATGCCTATACTATCACAACCAGTTCAAGGATGGCCAAAAAAAACTACGTTGGCATTTCAGAAATTCCTCCCACGGCCAAAACTATAACCAAAGACTCGATCTAtgattcatttgacagagaagcCAAGGAAAAAAAGCTCGCTTGGCCCATTAATTCAAATCCACCAAATACTTTTGTGTAA
- the GPR19 gene encoding putative G-protein coupled receptor 19 isoform X1 → MKDQQMLTILQKITKREKVSMVFAHRMDNSKPPLVIPTLLVPLQNHSCTETTTPLPSHDLTELQEEHSWMNNRTGLQPGLKPGEVATASIFFGTLWLFSIFGNSLVCLVIHRSRRTQSTTNYFVVSMACADLLISVASTPFVLLQFATGRWTLGSVMCKVVRYFQYLTPGVQIYVLLSICIDRFYTIVYPLSFKVSREKAKKMIAASWIFDAAFVSPVFFFFGSSWDSHCNYFFPSSWEGTTYTIIHFLVSFVIPSILIILFYQKVVKYIWRIGTDGRTVRRTMNIVPRTKVKTIKMFLILNLLFLLSWLPFHVAQLWHPHERDSKKSSLVFTAITWISFSSSASKPTLYSIYNANFRRGMKETFCMSSMKCYRSNAYTITTSSRMAKKNYVGISEIPPTAKTITKDSIYDSFDREAKEKKLAWPINSNPPNTFV, encoded by the coding sequence AACTAAGAGGGAAAAAGTGAGTATGGTTTTTGCTCACAGAATGGATAACAGCAAGCCGCCTCTGGTTATTCCCACACTTCTGGTGCCCCTCCAGAACCACAGCTGCACTGAAACAACCACACCCCTGCCAAGCCATGACCTGACAGAACTACAGGAGGAGCACAGTTGGATGAACAACAGAACTGGCCTGCAGCCTGGACTGAAACCTGGGGAAGTGGCCACTGCCAGCATTTTCTTTGGGACCCTGTGGTTGTTTTCTATATTTGGCAATTCCCTGGTTTGTTTGGTCATCCACAGGAGTAGGAGGACTCAGTCCACCACCAACTACTTTGTGGTCTCCATGGCCTGCGCGGATCTCCTCATCAGCGTGGCCAGCACGCCTTTTGTCCTGCTTCAGTTTGCCACTGGGAGGTGGACACTTGGCAGTGTGATGTGCAAGGTCGTGAGGTATTTTCAGTATCTCACGCCGGGTGTCCAGATCTACGTTCTCCTCTCCATCTGCATAGACCGGTTCTACACCATCGTCTATCCTCTGAGCTTCAAGGTATCCAGggaaaaagccaagaaaatgaTCGCGGCATCGTGGATCTTTGATGCAGCCTTTGTGAGCCCcgtgttctttttctttggctcCAGCTGGGACAGTCACTGCAACTATTTCTTCCCTTCATCTTGGGAAGGAACCACCTATACCATCATCCATTTCTTGGTGAGCTTTGTGATTCCATCCATCCTCATCATCTTATTTTACCAGAAGGTTGTGAAGTATATTTGGAGAATAGGCACTGATGGCCGAACAGTGAGGAGGACGATGAACATTGTCCCAAGGACAAAAGTGAAAACTATCAAGATGTTCCTCATTTTGAATCTGTTGTTTTTGCTCTCTTGGCTGCCTTTCCATGTAGCTCAGCTGTGGCACCCCCACGAACGAGACTCCAAGAAAAGTTCCCTTGTTTTCACGGCTATCACATGGATATCCTTTAGTTCTTCAGCCTCTAAACCTACACTGTATTCCATCTATAATGCCAACTTTAGGAGAGGAATGAAAGAGACTTTTTGCATGTCCTCAATGAAGTGTTACCGAAGCAATGCCTATACTATCACAACCAGTTCAAGGATGGCCAAAAAAAACTACGTTGGCATTTCAGAAATTCCTCCCACGGCCAAAACTATAACCAAAGACTCGATCTAtgattcatttgacagagaagcCAAGGAAAAAAAGCTCGCTTGGCCCATTAATTCAAATCCACCAAATACTTTTGTGTAA
- the CREBL2 gene encoding cAMP-responsive element-binding protein-like 2: MDDSKVVGGKVKKPGKRGRKPAKIDLKAKLERSRQSARECRARKKLRYQYLEELVSSRERAICALREELEMYKQWCMAMDQGKIPSEIKALLTGEEQSKSQQNSSRHTKAGKTDANSNSW, encoded by the exons GTGGTTGGAGGCAAAGTAAAGAAGCCTGGCAAACGTGGTCGCAAGCCGGCCAAAATTGACCTGAAGGCAAAGCTTGAGAGAAGCCGTCAGAGTGCAAGAGAATGCCGAGCTAGGAAAAAACTAAGATATCAGTATTTGGAAGAGTTGGTATCCAGCCGGGAAAGAGCCATATGTGCCCTCAGAGAGGAACTGGAAATG TACAAGCAGTGGTGCATGGCAATGGACCAAGGAAAAATCCCTTCTGAAATAAAGGCCCTACTCACTGGAGAAGAGCAGAGCAAATCTCAGCAGAACTCAAGCAGGCACACAAAAGCTGGGAAGACAGATGCTAATAGCAATTCCT ggTGA